One window of the Clostridium sp. MB40-C1 genome contains the following:
- a CDS encoding GNAT family N-acetyltransferase — MEIIQATEKDLQSILDLMSKVVENLSKKGIFQWDSSYPNKDIFLSDIKNNSLYVIKDDNSYLGTITLNEEQAPEYCNVDWLTSNKKTLVIHRLAVSPDYQGKGIGKKLINFAEQLGYKKNYDSIRLDAFSKNLNSVNFYKKCGYIKTGEVYFRYQTSPFPCFEKVLY; from the coding sequence ATGGAAATCATACAAGCTACTGAGAAAGATTTGCAGAGCATACTAGATTTAATGTCAAAGGTAGTAGAAAATCTATCAAAAAAAGGTATATTTCAATGGGATAGTTCTTACCCTAATAAAGATATCTTTCTTAGCGATATAAAAAACAACTCTCTTTATGTAATCAAAGATGATAACTCTTATTTAGGAACTATAACTTTGAATGAAGAACAAGCCCCGGAATATTGTAATGTAGATTGGCTAACCTCAAATAAAAAAACTTTAGTTATACATAGACTTGCTGTATCTCCCGATTATCAAGGAAAAGGAATTGGAAAAAAATTAATAAACTTTGCTGAACAACTAGGATATAAAAAAAACTATGACTCTATAAGACTAGATGCATTCAGCAAAAACCTTAATTCAGTAAATTTCTATAAAAAATGTGGTTATATAAAAACAGGAGAAGTATATTTTAGATACCAAACCTCTCCATTCCCATGTTTTGAAAAAGTATTATATTAG
- a CDS encoding serine/threonine protein kinase, protein MTPDGYALKIFNNEKKCKKEYHILKSVEKSNFFPKVIKYSGRCILREYVGGMKIKKYIEKNGLSEKLSLNLINLIEEFKKLGFKRLDMRGEHIFVQEDESIKVIDPRKSFTKEVLIPHGIIKVVDKTGELDKFVKILVIYRPDLAISWQNGINR, encoded by the coding sequence TTGACTCCAGATGGATATGCTCTAAAAATATTTAATAATGAAAAGAAATGTAAGAAGGAATACCATATACTAAAATCGGTAGAAAAGAGCAATTTTTTTCCTAAAGTAATAAAGTATAGTGGAAGATGTATTTTAAGAGAGTATGTTGGTGGAATGAAAATTAAGAAATATATTGAGAAAAATGGACTTTCTGAAAAACTGTCATTAAATTTAATAAATTTAATTGAGGAATTTAAAAAATTGGGATTTAAAAGGTTAGACATGAGAGGAGAACATATATTTGTACAAGAAGATGAATCTATTAAGGTTATAGATCCAAGAAAAAGTTTTACCAAAGAAGTATTAATACCTCATGGAATTATAAAGGTTGTAGATAAGACTGGCGAATTAGATAAATTTGTAAAAATATTAGTTATTTATCGTCCAGACTTAGCTATTAGTTGGCAAAACGGTATAAACAGATAA